In Necator americanus strain Aroian chromosome IV, whole genome shotgun sequence, the following proteins share a genomic window:
- a CDS encoding hypothetical protein (NECATOR_CHRIV.G15386.T1) codes for MPDPFVKGEIHENKVMLSLWWGVHEIHRFELPPDNTTVAAEFYCAQLQRLADKIRKEHPKLDNVRLLHDNARPHIAKKTSQRILELGLEVLPHPPYSTVLAPSDYHPSDRFSITWKRSATMIVTTSKMTYGHASPPSRRSSTPNDRDRVRRWQKVVDVDRDYFVE; via the coding sequence atgccggatcctttcgtgaaaggtgaaatccatgagaataaggtcatgctgagcctttggtggggagttcatgaaatccaccgtttcgaactgccgccggacaacacgacagttgcTGCCGAattctactgcgctcaactgcaaagactggccgacaagatccgcaaagagcacccgaagctcgacaacgttcgcctgctgcacgataacgcgcgccctcacatcgcgaagaagacttcccagagAATTCTAGAGCTCGGATTGGaggttctaccgcacccaccgtacagcaCGGTCCTGGCCCCGAGTGACTACCAcccttccgatcgcttcagcatcacttggaagagaagcgctacaatgatcgtgaccacctcgaaaatgacctacGGGCAtgcttcgcctccaagtcgccggagttctacgccaaatgATCGTGATcgtgtgagacgttggcagaaggttgtcgatgttgatagagattatttcgtcgaataa